In Coprothermobacter sp., one DNA window encodes the following:
- the dnaN gene encoding DNA polymerase III subunit beta produces MKLTTKAEGLSKKLAQHAKVIQQKSSTFTSDAVLLSAEGTVLQLTSTDLTTYLVNAEPAEVAEAGRALVPFKFLKDIVSVLSGELIIEGDDKKLQISSGKTHYDLACYQMDTFPSIPEIKEGREYQFSLNEYSSAVDRVLPCVEHNEKRRLEFQGILLEQTKDYFRFVATDSRRLGYVQFDFKREPLRAIVPAKVFESFKPAGDVHIIITEDECLFSSGDTQIISLLIGAEFPNYNDIVPREWEYTVSVKKSELLDALRRVGAVVFGGTDVITLSFKEGRLTIQGTAQDQGNARDELGYEGEAGGLSVSFFGTKLLDGISSVGTENAELHMNSAVHPVVIKDQGKEDFLYLVMPHKQME; encoded by the coding sequence ATGAAACTCACAACAAAAGCTGAAGGCTTGAGCAAGAAACTGGCACAGCACGCCAAGGTCATCCAGCAGAAAAGCTCGACCTTCACGTCGGATGCAGTTCTTCTTTCTGCAGAGGGCACGGTGCTTCAATTGACGAGCACTGACCTGACGACGTACCTGGTGAACGCTGAGCCGGCCGAAGTTGCAGAAGCTGGGCGTGCCCTGGTTCCCTTCAAGTTTCTGAAGGACATTGTGTCAGTCTTATCTGGTGAACTCATAATCGAAGGGGATGACAAGAAACTCCAGATATCATCCGGCAAGACGCACTATGACCTGGCTTGCTATCAGATGGATACATTTCCAAGCATCCCGGAGATTAAGGAAGGCCGAGAATATCAGTTCAGTCTCAATGAGTATTCCAGTGCTGTTGACCGTGTTCTTCCCTGTGTTGAACATAATGAGAAACGTCGTCTCGAATTTCAGGGGATTCTACTTGAGCAGACGAAAGACTATTTCCGGTTTGTCGCGACGGATTCACGACGCCTCGGATATGTCCAGTTTGACTTCAAGCGTGAACCACTGCGGGCGATTGTTCCGGCCAAGGTTTTCGAATCGTTCAAGCCGGCGGGTGACGTTCATATCATTATTACCGAGGATGAGTGTCTGTTTTCATCCGGTGATACACAGATCATTTCCCTCCTCATTGGTGCCGAGTTTCCCAATTACAACGACATCGTGCCTCGCGAGTGGGAATACACGGTCAGTGTCAAGAAGTCAGAGCTGCTGGATGCATTGCGCCGGGTTGGTGCCGTTGTCTTTGGTGGAACGGACGTCATCACCCTCTCATTCAAGGAAGGGCGGCTGACGATTCAGGGCACGGCCCAGGATCAGGGAAACGCCCGTGACGAGCTAGGTTATGAGGGAGAGGCCGGTGGTCTTTCTGTCTCGTTCTTCGGAACAAAACTCCTGGATGGCATTTCCTCCGTCGGTACCGAGAATGCCGAACTGCACATGAACAGTGCTGTTCATCCGGTGGTCATCAAAGACCAGGGCAAGGAAGATTTCCTCTACCTCGTCATGCCCCACAAGCAGATGGAGTAG
- a CDS encoding chromosomal replication initiator protein DnaA: MEEQQSDSWQHLLDIFSKQLARPTFEMWFKNATTLHEDDVSLTIGVPSEFARDWIVSRYYDVIKETIDAIKGQPTTIAVEVVQRPPEEIPTEPGMLQHNNTLILNRRYNFENFVVGAGNRLAFAACNAVAGNPGNVYNPLYIYGGVGLGKTHLLQGIAHHILTRAPGKKIVYTTGEKFTNEVVSSIQNARNNNSVIENFHKETRGADILLIDDIQFLAGKERTQEEFFHIFNALYDAHKQIVITSDVLPKEIATLEERLTSRFEWGLIADISRPDYETKVAILKKKAELDKIDVPQEVLEYIAANIGSNIRELEGALMRVLATASLTNEEVTLSFTEETLKDIIPVINKPITIDAIMQSVSSYFHISVADLQAKRRSQDISMPRQIAMYLSRDLTEASLPYIGEKFGGRDHTTVIYACQKIQQDVKNDDTLRALLDSLVKQLKRGV; the protein is encoded by the coding sequence GTGGAAGAACAACAGTCGGATTCCTGGCAGCACCTGCTCGACATCTTCAGCAAGCAACTCGCGCGCCCGACGTTCGAGATGTGGTTCAAGAACGCGACGACGCTCCACGAAGACGACGTTTCTCTCACCATCGGCGTCCCCAGCGAGTTTGCGAGGGACTGGATTGTCAGCCGGTACTACGACGTCATCAAGGAGACAATCGACGCGATCAAGGGGCAGCCGACCACCATCGCGGTGGAAGTTGTGCAACGGCCGCCGGAAGAAATCCCAACCGAGCCCGGTATGCTCCAGCACAATAATACGCTGATCCTCAATAGGCGCTACAACTTCGAGAACTTCGTCGTCGGCGCAGGAAACCGCCTTGCTTTCGCGGCCTGCAACGCCGTTGCCGGCAACCCGGGCAATGTCTACAACCCCCTTTACATCTACGGTGGAGTAGGACTGGGCAAGACCCACCTTCTCCAGGGGATCGCACACCATATCCTGACCCGGGCCCCAGGCAAGAAGATCGTCTATACGACCGGCGAGAAGTTTACCAACGAGGTGGTCAGTTCCATCCAGAACGCACGGAACAACAACTCCGTCATCGAGAACTTCCACAAGGAGACGCGCGGCGCAGACATCCTGCTCATCGACGACATCCAGTTTCTGGCAGGCAAGGAGCGCACGCAGGAAGAGTTCTTCCACATCTTCAATGCGTTGTACGATGCCCACAAGCAGATCGTCATCACCTCCGACGTCCTGCCCAAGGAGATCGCCACCCTCGAGGAACGCCTCACCTCACGCTTCGAGTGGGGCCTCATCGCCGACATCAGCCGCCCGGACTACGAGACCAAGGTTGCCATCCTGAAGAAGAAGGCTGAGTTGGACAAGATCGACGTCCCACAGGAAGTGCTGGAGTATATCGCTGCGAACATCGGGAGCAACATCCGCGAGCTCGAAGGCGCACTCATGCGCGTCCTTGCGACCGCTTCGCTCACCAACGAGGAGGTCACGCTCTCCTTCACCGAGGAGACGCTCAAGGACATCATCCCGGTCATCAACAAGCCGATCACCATCGACGCCATCATGCAGTCGGTCTCATCCTACTTTCACATCTCGGTTGCCGACCTCCAGGCCAAGAGACGCAGTCAGGACATCTCGATGCCGAGGCAGATTGCCATGTACCTGAGCCGGGACCTGACCGAAGCCTCGCTGCCGTACATAGGCGAGAAGTTCGGCGGGCGCGATCACACGACGGTAATCTACGCCTGTCAGAAGATCCAGCAGGACGTGAAGAACGATGACACCCTGAGAGCACTGCTCGACAGTTTGGTAAAGCAGTTGAAGAGAGGTGTATAA